In Cicer arietinum cultivar CDC Frontier isolate Library 1 chromosome 7, Cicar.CDCFrontier_v2.0, whole genome shotgun sequence, the genomic window AGGATTGATTATTCATTTTTCCACATAGTACAAAAACATCTACAACCTATATCTAGTTTTACACATAACACTAGTAtttcacatatatattttatatatgtacaTGGTCAATGAAACCAATCAAATGGTCATTGTCTCTTGCTAACTTGACACGAGTTAATTAACCAGTCTAACTAATCCTGCTATCAACACTGGTGTCTTGTCTAATTCAAAAGTTTTCATGAAAATTAAGGGATCTAGATAATGCTGCAGGATTAGCCATCAACACAGAAGATGTTTCAATGCCATTCCTTTCACCCCTCTTTGATTGGAAGGCCTTAAACATACCTCCCCTACTTGCTGATTCATTCTTAATTCCTAGAGTTGTCCATATAGAACTCTTAGCAGCTTCGCTTGGGTCATCAATTCTCAAAGTTTTGGGAACCAAAACACGTCCATTTCTATGCTTCGATGGTTCTTTGTGAGAAGAGTCTTGTTCACTGTCCCTTGAATGCTTCCCCAAAGTTGGAGAATTGGGACCGGAGCTTGGAGACATCGATGAAGAAGCATAGGAATGCGAGGGAAACCATGGGACGTTCCAAAACGTCGGTTGATAGATTGGAAAGGAAAATCCTAAAGGACACAAACCATGAGGTGGTGGAACTGGAGAGTTCCAAGTATAAGGCCATGGAACATTAGGCATGCATGGAAGTTGAGGAAGGAAACCATTGTTTTGGAGCACAGGTTGTGGGAAGGTACTAGTAGTACTCTTGTTACTTTCTCCCATTGAATTTGATACACTTGAGTACTCATCACCATTTTCTCCATGTAAACTTTGATCCTCTAAGCCATGAAATCTATTTCTTGTACCATCAACAACCTTTTTCTCTCCAGTGTTTTGGACAGATGCCATGGAGTCACAAATAGGTGCATCTGATCCAAAGCTGATGACTCTACCATTGCTTTTCAAACTGTGAATATGCGTTCCATTAGGAGAATCTATTGTAGCTTCTTGAAGAGCCTCAGAGATAGTTATGTGGTTATAATGTGAGGCAGAGTTCTTATTCTTTCGCCGTCCTGCCCCAACTGGAACATTCCTCGTGGCGCCACCTGCAGTCCAGTATCTTTGACAGGCTCTGCAGAAATAACGTGGCTGGTTGACATTGTAGTTGTTGTAGTAACAGAATTTAGTGTCCATGCTATTGCATCGAGGACATGGTAGCAATTTATCGGGCTTCTTCAGTGTTTTCTCTTGTGATTGTTCCTTCTCCGACTTGTCATCTTTTGATTTTGCAATCTCTTCTTCTATGGAAGGTGTTTTCAGGTTTGTGATACCCTCAGGTGATGAATTGCCTGAATTCTCAGCCTCTTCTAGATTTGAAGGAGGATAAGTTTCTTGCACTCTCTCGGTGACATTTTCAGCTTCTGGATCctacaataatttaattaagtgttTTGCTTAATAAATTTATACCGCGAGATTGCATAAACAAAACCAAGATGTGTATAAAGATTCACAAATTCATAACACTAAGAACAATAGCACGGGGCAAGAAGGAACTATGTTAGCCGTGAGCTGAAAGTTTCAaccaaaaactgttttaaattttaatccatacaacattaattaaggtaaaaaaaaaataaaaataaaaaaactagttGAAGTGAAAAGAAACACCGTCCTTGTTCCCTGGACAGATTTGACTGAAAATGTTCAGAAAAAAGAACACAAAAGAACAAagtaaatgaaattaaaatcagaaaaatcgGTATCCGAAAAAACTTGACTGTATCTGAACGGTGaaaattaaatagttttctTTCAGTTGACATGTATACAAATACTTTAGAAGGAAAAAGCGATCCCGCTTACCTCGtgtgtttgatatttttcttcatGTAGTTCTTGTTCCCCTTCATAACCTTCACCACCGTCTCTGTCGCCGGCGGACAGGGGAATTTTGTGGCCGAAGAGGCTGATCGTAGAATCTCTAGTTTCTTGCATTTAGTGGTTGTGACTCTCTGCGGGAGATTTGTTTGTGAGAGCGTGTTAGTATTTTGGTTTTGACGTGAATTGTAAATTGAGTTCGTCCAATAAGATTATGATCTGATCTGTTTAAACCAAAAAAGTTCGATTCCACGTCAGAACTAGGTTTCATTTCTAGCCACAAGTTCTgtatactttttctttttcttttcctcgtatATGGCATATATACCTAACCCTGTTACCTTCTCGGTGGCGCGCTTCTACCGTGCATCCTTTTCtccacttttttgttttttttcacaTGATGACATGGCTTTATCTTATTGGAAGCTTTCCCGCAAACTGGATGGATTATCTCCCACGACTAATAAGTGTGACACATGGAATGTGTAATCAGTTTATACTCCTATAATAATATAACCTTTTTTTAATTCATGTACAAAATAATTGACGGTTTTATATAATGAATAAAATGAAATCTGTTTGATTGttgtttaaaatttcaaaattttgaattgttttttataaatatgtaaaatatttttaaaattttaaattatttaatttgggatgaattatatataatatttttaaacttcttaaatttaagtttaaaataaaaaaaatatgaacttaaaatataattttgaattatttcctGTAAAAGaatctttttataatattatatagatgTTTGAAAAGATCATCAGCCGGAATTGAAAGCacaatttgattttattgaaaGTGTTGACATTAGATTTAAGTGAGTTTATAGAGACAATTAATCCTACGTTTTTTTGGggtcaaataaatatgatcGTGAGACGTCAGTTACATAATCCAATTCACCAAAGAACCATCACTTTTTCTTCCGTTTTGCATTGGGGAAAAATATGATTATTGATCCACATTTTACTCATAAGTGTtaaaaaatactaccaaatcacTTATTTGATAGTGTAAATTATGCCACTTTTTATTATCGAACTGAGTTCCGAAAAATTAGCGAGAAAGTAGGGGTATTTTGAGCATCACCAAGtccaaattgattttttcataaaagaaagCCCAAAGTTAGCCGGGCTAAATCACTTCGTTGAAATGCACTCTTGCCAATCCTCTTAGGAAGTTAGATGTTTATGTAAATTGAGTTGTACTGTATTAAAAAAAgtcaaatgaattaaataatttatgaattgaactatttatttaaaataattcagtTAATAAAAAACTTTCTTTGTTGAAAAGTTTTCTATACCTATTTTCTTAAAGtcaaaaattttctttttcgaaaaaaatcaatattttattttcgaaAGAATTTCataattctatttttaaataactagtttaaaatatattttaactaaaattttgttcaaagtattaaactgatttatatttataaaattaattttaaaccgATTTAGAATTGTACTAAACTTGATtcaaatgtaatttttaaaaatgaaacaaaacaaTTAATATAATCTAATTCAGTTTTTACACCATCAATATTCTTAAAGCCTACAAGTTCAAGGATGGCAAGTTTTGAGAATCTTTTACTGATTTACTAGACAAATTTGATGaacaaaaacagaaaaatacgcccataaaaatatttaacttttttccgtcacaaaaaaattaaattatataatttaatttctcatttttttatttttttcattttgtatcATGTTTCTAATATATGTGCAAAATTTCACGAGTAACAAAAAAACTAATGCTACGACTTTAGCAAAAGTTGTCGTATGAAACAAACATAATTTAGCAAaagcatatttaatttttttttcgtgggataaaagtatattaattaaaaaagtgattAGATTTGAGGTGCATTAGGAATAACTTTTCAATCTTATCTTATGATATAGACATTTATACATGTGTTTGAAATAGTTTATGGAATTTGTAGTGATATATGAATAAACCTTTTTCTTAATCTTGTTTCATTAAGTTCATTTAGATAGGTTACCAAAACAGTTTACGTGAACCATGCATATATAATTTAGTcacattatttttatgataaataattttaaataagtgTTTGATTAATTGATTATCATCCAAacatatacaattaaaaaaatattttaaataattaactatcacaaaagaataaaaaaagagagatatattttgtgtagaaaagatttatttttaaagtttcaaTGTGTTGAATGCATCACTTTCAAAATTAAGGTTgactttttttgttaaatatatttttaatgtccgtaaaattataacattttaaatttagtttttaaatattttttatttatttatagtttctattttgattttaaatttattatttttaaagattaaatatatcatttttttagtaaaaaactttttaaatagaCTTAAAGTGAATAAAAAACTTTACATAACTAGaaaattgagaatttttttaaaagcattaaaatttattttacctttttttttaattatcaaaattatactttttttatgatcctaatttttaagattataataaTACTGTCAAAATGCTTAAGACAATCATGTCCAACTTAAGACAATCATGTCCAACTTAAGACAATCATgtccaaaattatattttcacaaTTTATTACTTAACAAAGACTCTTTGCCAATAAAACAAGATAGCTTCTGACTTCTGTAGTAAAGAGTATGCTAATATTaaagatatataaaataagttttgtataaaatatttaatttcaattttttacgattataaaatttgaattgtttttatctttaaaattttcaacggcacatattagtattttttgtgtagaaaaaaaaatggaaacttagcgtttcataatttaaaaatgttgaattttatttaatttttgacaattATGCGTGAAGAAATTCCGTCAGAAGAAGAAAATTACTCGTTTGCATCTAACAAAATTTtcgaagaatttttttattgatgaaaTCTGATGGATCTTAATCAATctgaaataatatatatagaataaaaaaattaaatacctcATTTTGTGTTTAATATTACAGTAGAATTGTAgtatattattgtaattttgaaaaactataaattataatttttaagaaaataataataattcatcgTGATTCTACACTTGTACTGTTGGAAACATGGATAATCGCAACCTAATTTGGTGCGTAGCATAATAGCATAGAATTATGGTACTAGTGGCGTTGCTTTTTGTGAGTTGAGGCACACGTGTGAAGCGTTGGAGCCTTGTTGTGAGTTTCTTGGATGTGTACCTACCTTCACTCTTCTATACTATTCACACCTAGTCTAGTCTATACTCTATACAATATCCTTCAGATTTAATGCCTTTTCCCACTAGATTTTGACTCTGGTAATTGCCTCACCATTCACGAATATTTCCTTGTCATCTTTCCACTTTTATCACGCACTCCATATTCACTTTAAATATACATAATTTCATCTCCACCCAACCTCTACGCACTCCAACAATGTCTTTATTTACTCCAAAACTCACTATTCATCCAAGTTTTAAATCATGtttagaaatatatatagaGTTATTATTCGTCTGAATAATTAGTTTTAAGTACTTTTAGTGTACTAGAGGTTTAAGTActtttatgtttttgaaaaGGTTTATATATTACAACTTTTCCAAGCAAAATTACGTgctttttcttttcataaattttacaatgaCATTGTTGATATTGGTATGAAGTGTCAAACTACATTATATTATTGTAGAgatttcttcatattgattttccAACAATTAATATGGTTTAAGTACTTTTTAAGTATGTGGTAAAAAAATCCAATCCAAATTTCGATATTTAAAGTTATaaagatataatatttaaattgtgtGTGTATTGAAATTCACcgcaataattttaatattattaaagaaagaaaacatgTGGGGAAATAAAAACCTTCTTAAATTTGGGTTTTCAGTtttcacacacaaaaaaagaaaagaaagaaggcGATGAAAGTTTACCAAAGTGTGAAGACACGTTGGTCTCCCAAGAGATGATGGGTAGCTATCACCTTTATGACTTTGACAATATGATATTGTTGTTCCATCATATCACGACACTCCATGTTAAAATAACATTCACAAATATCTCTTATATACTATGTGGCTGTATAAATAAATTGAGAACTATCATATGGGAGGATGCAATTAACACAACCTACACCTTTTTTTGCTCATTAATTGCAGTGATGACACTAACTAATTTCTTTCGTTtattcttcattcttcttgcCCTTTCTCATCTTTTATGCTTGAAAGCAGTCCCAGTTACAAGTAATTAAATTCTACTACactatcttttatttatttttccttcattttcttaatttttttattaatgccATGTTTGTACTAATTAAGCAGGAACTGAAAACCTTATGCAAGATTTCCAAGTTCACCTAATAACTCTGAAAAATACCCCTAAGGTACAGTTGTTGTAATAACGGTCATTGTCGCGGCCCAAATTCCTAAGTTGCTTATGACATGTTCTATTGCAATTTTTAGAACTATGTACATCAAATTCAACAAGCTTAATTATGT contains:
- the LOC101503333 gene encoding cyclic dof factor 1, whose product is MQETRDSTISLFGHKIPLSAGDRDGGEGYEGEQELHEEKYQTHEDPEAENVTERVQETYPPSNLEEAENSGNSSPEGITNLKTPSIEEEIAKSKDDKSEKEQSQEKTLKKPDKLLPCPRCNSMDTKFCYYNNYNVNQPRYFCRACQRYWTAGGATRNVPVGAGRRKNKNSASHYNHITISEALQEATIDSPNGTHIHSLKSNGRVISFGSDAPICDSMASVQNTGEKKVVDGTRNRFHGLEDQSLHGENGDEYSSVSNSMGESNKSTTSTFPQPVLQNNGFLPQLPCMPNVPWPYTWNSPVPPPHGLCPLGFSFPIYQPTFWNVPWFPSHSYASSSMSPSSGPNSPTLGKHSRDSEQDSSHKEPSKHRNGRVLVPKTLRIDDPSEAAKSSIWTTLGIKNESASRGGMFKAFQSKRGERNGIETSSVLMANPAALSRSLNFHENF
- the LOC101503663 gene encoding uncharacterized protein — translated: MTLTNFFRLFFILLALSHLLCLKAVPVTRTENLMQDFQVHLITLKNTPKVISERNLQWEEATITERMNLELHDYPPSGANGRHTPRAP